Proteins from a single region of Shinella zoogloeoides:
- a CDS encoding FtsK/SpoIIIE family DNA translocase, producing MSRSISAGLDNRHDRFILSAFVWRQVQVLVGLCIFLGLALAIAALSTWNVSDPSLSYASSGEPANILGYPGAVFADLFMQFFGLASVIALLPAVAWGLAMVGGRRFSRVPQRAAAWLGGAILASAALACVPGPVTWPLPTGLGGVFGDMILRFPALFTGAYPTGMFATVIGSIIALPAVWLMVFSAGLIGGGAIDDEEDFAPVPAQNRSRAAQDEDDEDDGREGPLTVLAGAMTHAWYTGQARVRRIFGLSNQRRKARGIEQPYDFNEDEFGTLNEPVRARAASRTAERVEPSMDGRRAVSTPSISLDDDLPFDMDDEPLARPSGILPDEDADDIAADWAPRRAPARQAAPAAGARVVAPAARPKPGQRADREAQTSFVSPDGFQLPPIHLLAEPKGQVRDTTLSADALEQNARMLEGVLEDFGVKGEIIHVRPGPVVTLYELEPAPGIKSSRVIGLADDIARSMSAIAARVAVVPGRNAIGIELPNQSRETVFLRELIASRDFETSKARLAMALGKTIGGEPVISDIAKMPHLLVAGTTGSGKSVAINTMILSLLYRLKPEQCRLIMIDPKMLELSVYDGIPHLLSPVVTDPKKAVVALKWTVREMEERYKKMSKIGVRNIDGFNSRVEQALAKGETITRTVQTGFDRQTGEAMYETEEFDLQPMPYIVVIIDEMADLMMVAGKDIEGAVQRLAQMARAAGIHVIMATQRPSVDVITGTIKANFPTRISFQVTSKIDSRTILGEQGAEQLLGMGDMLYMAGGGRIQRVHGPFVSDGEVEAVVAHLKTQGAPQYLDAITEDDDEDGEGGHGPAGTANLDDSDDPYDQAVAVVLRDGKASTSYIQRRLGIGYNRAASLIERMEKEGLIGPANHAGKREILVPTEDEITGR from the coding sequence ATGAGCAGAAGCATTTCGGCAGGACTGGACAACCGGCACGACCGTTTCATTCTGTCGGCCTTCGTCTGGCGGCAGGTTCAGGTCCTTGTCGGGCTGTGCATCTTCCTCGGCCTTGCGCTCGCCATCGCTGCGCTCTCCACCTGGAACGTCTCGGACCCCAGCCTCTCCTATGCCTCCAGCGGCGAGCCGGCCAATATCCTCGGCTATCCGGGGGCCGTCTTTGCCGATCTCTTCATGCAGTTCTTCGGCCTTGCCAGCGTGATCGCGTTGCTGCCCGCCGTCGCCTGGGGTCTGGCCATGGTCGGCGGCCGGCGCTTCAGCCGCGTGCCGCAGCGCGCGGCCGCCTGGCTCGGCGGGGCGATTCTTGCGTCCGCCGCGCTCGCCTGCGTGCCCGGCCCGGTGACGTGGCCGCTGCCGACCGGCCTCGGCGGCGTCTTCGGCGACATGATCCTGCGGTTCCCGGCGCTCTTCACCGGCGCCTATCCGACCGGCATGTTCGCCACCGTCATCGGCAGCATCATCGCGCTGCCGGCCGTCTGGCTGATGGTGTTCAGCGCCGGCCTGATCGGTGGCGGCGCCATCGACGACGAGGAGGATTTTGCCCCGGTTCCGGCGCAGAACCGCAGCCGTGCCGCTCAGGACGAGGACGACGAGGATGACGGCCGGGAAGGCCCGCTCACCGTGCTGGCCGGTGCGATGACCCATGCCTGGTATACCGGGCAGGCGCGCGTGCGCCGCATCTTCGGCCTCTCGAACCAGCGCCGCAAGGCGCGCGGCATCGAGCAGCCCTACGATTTCAACGAGGACGAGTTCGGCACGCTGAACGAACCGGTGCGCGCCCGCGCCGCAAGCCGCACTGCCGAGCGCGTCGAACCCTCCATGGACGGCCGCCGCGCCGTCTCCACGCCGTCGATCTCGCTCGACGACGACCTGCCCTTCGACATGGACGACGAGCCGCTTGCCCGCCCGAGCGGCATCCTGCCGGACGAGGACGCCGACGACATCGCCGCCGACTGGGCGCCCCGCCGCGCGCCGGCCCGTCAGGCGGCTCCCGCCGCGGGCGCCCGCGTCGTTGCTCCCGCCGCCCGGCCGAAGCCCGGCCAGCGCGCCGACCGCGAGGCGCAGACCTCCTTCGTCAGCCCGGACGGTTTCCAGCTTCCGCCGATCCACCTGCTCGCCGAACCCAAGGGTCAGGTGCGCGATACGACGCTTTCCGCCGATGCGCTGGAGCAGAACGCCCGCATGCTGGAAGGCGTGCTGGAGGACTTCGGCGTCAAGGGTGAGATCATCCATGTGCGCCCCGGCCCGGTCGTCACGCTCTATGAGCTGGAGCCGGCCCCGGGCATCAAGTCCTCCCGTGTCATCGGCCTTGCCGACGATATCGCCCGCTCGATGAGCGCCATTGCCGCCCGCGTCGCCGTCGTGCCGGGCCGCAACGCCATCGGCATCGAATTGCCGAACCAGAGCCGCGAGACTGTCTTCCTGCGCGAACTCATCGCCAGCCGCGATTTCGAGACCTCGAAGGCCCGCCTCGCCATGGCGCTCGGCAAGACGATCGGCGGCGAGCCGGTCATTTCCGACATCGCCAAGATGCCGCATCTGCTGGTCGCCGGCACCACCGGCTCGGGCAAGTCGGTGGCCATCAACACCATGATCCTGTCGCTGCTCTACCGCCTGAAGCCGGAACAGTGCCGCCTGATCATGATCGACCCGAAGATGCTGGAACTCTCCGTCTATGACGGCATTCCGCATCTCCTCTCCCCCGTCGTCACCGACCCGAAGAAGGCCGTCGTCGCCCTCAAGTGGACGGTGCGCGAGATGGAGGAGCGCTACAAGAAGATGTCGAAGATCGGCGTGCGCAACATCGACGGCTTCAACAGCCGCGTCGAGCAGGCGCTCGCCAAGGGCGAGACGATCACCCGCACCGTGCAGACCGGCTTCGACCGCCAGACGGGCGAGGCGATGTACGAGACGGAGGAATTCGATCTCCAGCCGATGCCCTATATCGTCGTCATCATCGACGAAATGGCCGACCTGATGATGGTCGCCGGCAAGGACATCGAGGGCGCGGTGCAGCGGCTTGCCCAGATGGCGCGCGCTGCCGGCATCCATGTCATCATGGCGACGCAGCGCCCGTCCGTCGACGTCATTACCGGCACGATCAAGGCCAACTTCCCGACGCGCATCTCCTTCCAGGTGACGTCGAAGATCGACAGCCGCACCATTCTCGGCGAACAGGGTGCCGAACAGCTCCTCGGCATGGGCGACATGCTCTACATGGCCGGCGGCGGGCGCATCCAGCGCGTGCATGGCCCGTTCGTCTCGGACGGCGAGGTGGAGGCGGTGGTCGCGCATCTGAAGACGCAGGGCGCGCCGCAATATCTCGACGCCATTACCGAGGACGACGACGAGGACGGCGAGGGCGGTCACGGCCCGGCCGGCACCGCCAACCTCGACGATTCCGACGATCCCTACGACCAGGCGGTGGCCGTGGTGCTGCGCGACGGCAAGGCGTCCACCTCCTATATCCAGCGCCGCCTCGGCATCGGCTACAACCGTGCGGCCTCGCTGATCGAGCGCATGGAGAAGGAGGGCCTGATCGGCCCCGCCAACCACGCCGGCAAGCGCGAGATTCTCGTGCCGACGGAAGACGAGATTACGGGACGATGA
- a CDS encoding P-II family nitrogen regulator, protein MGNQMKIVMAIIKPFKLDEVREALTAVGIQGLTVTEVKGYGRQKGHTEIYRGTEYAVSFLPKLKIEIAVASDLVDRAVEAIAAAAKTGQIGDGKIFVYAIDHAVRIRTGETDTEAL, encoded by the coding sequence ATGGGAAACCAGATGAAAATCGTAATGGCCATTATCAAGCCGTTCAAACTCGATGAGGTGCGCGAAGCCCTCACCGCCGTCGGCATCCAGGGCCTGACCGTGACCGAAGTGAAGGGTTACGGCCGCCAGAAGGGGCATACGGAAATCTATCGCGGCACCGAATATGCCGTCAGCTTCCTGCCGAAACTGAAGATCGAGATCGCCGTCGCCAGCGACCTCGTCGACCGGGCCGTGGAGGCGATCGCCGCCGCTGCCAAGACCGGCCAGATCGGGGACGGCAAGATCTTCGTCTACGCCATCGACCATGCCGTGCGCATCCGCACCGGCGAAACCGATACCGAAGCGCTCTAA
- a CDS encoding exodeoxyribonuclease III gives MALSIATWNINSVRLRMPLVEHFLKTYSPDILCLQETKCPNDQFPSKPLKALGYEHIVMHGQKGYHGVATVSRLPLTEIVERRDYCGVGDARHVSVVFHHGGKSIRVHNFYVPAGGDEPDRTINPKFGHKLDFIEEMKLLHAEAEAGISSILVGDLNIAPLEHDVWSHKQLLKIVSHTPIETEGLIDVMTKGAWVDLMRRKVPAEEKLYTWWSYRSADWQAANKGRRLDHIWSSADLDPHLSNISVVREARGWERPSDHVPVIAEFDF, from the coding sequence ATGGCACTTTCGATCGCGACGTGGAACATCAACTCCGTGCGGCTGCGCATGCCGCTCGTCGAGCATTTCCTGAAGACCTATTCGCCCGACATCCTGTGCCTGCAGGAAACCAAGTGCCCGAACGACCAGTTTCCGTCGAAGCCCCTGAAGGCGCTCGGCTACGAGCATATCGTCATGCATGGCCAGAAGGGCTATCACGGCGTCGCCACCGTTTCGCGCCTGCCGCTGACGGAGATCGTCGAGCGGCGCGACTATTGCGGCGTCGGCGATGCGCGGCATGTCTCGGTGGTCTTCCATCATGGCGGCAAGTCGATCCGGGTGCACAATTTCTATGTGCCGGCCGGCGGCGACGAGCCGGACCGCACGATCAATCCGAAATTCGGCCACAAGCTCGATTTCATCGAGGAGATGAAGCTGCTCCATGCGGAAGCCGAGGCGGGCATCTCCTCCATCCTCGTCGGCGACCTCAACATCGCGCCGCTGGAGCATGACGTCTGGTCGCACAAGCAGCTCCTGAAGATCGTCAGCCATACGCCCATCGAGACCGAAGGCCTGATCGACGTGATGACCAAGGGCGCCTGGGTGGACCTGATGCGCCGCAAGGTGCCGGCGGAGGAAAAGCTCTATACGTGGTGGAGCTACCGCTCGGCCGACTGGCAGGCCGCCAACAAGGGCCGCCGCCTCGACCATATCTGGTCCTCGGCCGATCTCGACCCGCACCTTTCCAACATTTCGGTGGTCCGCGAGGCGCGCGGCTGGGAGCGGCCGTCCGACCACGTTCCGGTCATCGCGGAATTCGATTTCTGA
- a CDS encoding ammonium transporter gives MAAGATAALLPVIAFAQEAAPAATEAAAAAPVPDKADTAFMFLATLLVFFMLIPGLALFYGGLVRTKNMLSVLMQCTVIGALMMIVWVTYGYSFAFGGSTSPYFGGFAKAFLTGVTVESTSATFTDGVVIPEYIFMLFQMTFAALTPALIIGAFAERIKFSAVILFTLLWSTFVYFPIAHMVWDGNGLIFNMGALDFAGGTVVHINAGVAGLIGAIMVGKRTGFGKDMMAPHSMTLTLVGAAMLWFGWFGFNAGSNLEASGGAVLATVNTFVATAAAILAWSVVEVFTRGKASLLGAASGMIAGLVAVTPAAGSVGPFGAIVLGLIASPVCYFFVAVVKNKFGYDDTADVFGVHGVGGFIGALGTGIFTAPSLGGTGGADFSIASQFMTQLTAVAITIAWCAVVSAILYKIVDLTVGLRVSVEAEREGLDLSSHGEAAYHS, from the coding sequence ATGGCCGCCGGCGCGACAGCCGCGCTTCTCCCGGTCATCGCCTTCGCGCAGGAAGCTGCGCCGGCCGCCACCGAGGCCGCTGCCGCCGCGCCCGTTCCGGACAAGGCGGATACCGCCTTCATGTTCCTTGCGACGTTGCTCGTCTTCTTCATGCTGATCCCCGGCCTTGCCCTGTTCTACGGCGGCCTGGTGCGCACCAAGAACATGCTGTCCGTGCTCATGCAATGCACGGTCATCGGCGCGCTGATGATGATCGTCTGGGTGACCTACGGCTATTCCTTCGCCTTCGGCGGCTCGACCAGCCCCTATTTCGGCGGCTTCGCCAAGGCGTTTCTCACCGGCGTGACGGTCGAAAGCACCTCGGCGACCTTCACCGACGGCGTCGTCATCCCGGAATATATCTTCATGCTGTTCCAGATGACCTTCGCCGCGCTGACGCCGGCGCTGATCATCGGCGCCTTCGCCGAGCGCATCAAGTTCTCCGCCGTCATCCTCTTCACGCTGCTGTGGTCCACCTTCGTCTACTTCCCGATCGCCCACATGGTCTGGGACGGCAACGGCCTGATCTTCAACATGGGCGCGCTCGATTTCGCCGGCGGCACCGTCGTGCATATCAATGCGGGCGTGGCAGGCCTTATCGGCGCGATCATGGTCGGCAAGCGCACCGGCTTCGGCAAGGACATGATGGCGCCCCACTCCATGACGCTCACCCTCGTCGGCGCCGCCATGCTGTGGTTCGGCTGGTTCGGCTTCAATGCGGGCTCCAACCTCGAGGCCTCGGGCGGTGCGGTGCTCGCCACCGTCAACACCTTCGTCGCGACGGCCGCCGCGATCCTCGCCTGGTCGGTGGTGGAAGTCTTCACCCGCGGCAAGGCCTCGCTGCTCGGCGCGGCCTCGGGCATGATCGCCGGCCTCGTCGCCGTCACCCCGGCTGCCGGCTCCGTCGGCCCGTTCGGCGCCATCGTGCTCGGCCTCATCGCCTCACCGGTCTGCTACTTCTTCGTCGCTGTGGTGAAGAACAAGTTCGGCTATGACGACACGGCCGACGTCTTCGGCGTCCATGGCGTGGGCGGCTTCATCGGCGCGCTCGGTACGGGCATCTTCACCGCGCCGTCGCTCGGCGGCACGGGCGGGGCGGATTTCTCCATCGCCTCGCAGTTCATGACGCAGCTCACCGCCGTCGCCATCACCATCGCCTGGTGCGCCGTGGTCTCGGCGATCCTCTACAAGATCGTCGATCTCACCGTGGGCCTGCGCGTCTCCGTGGAAGCCGAACGCGAAGGCCTCGACCTCTCGTCGCACGGCGAAGCGGCCTACCACTCGTAA
- a CDS encoding ubiquinone biosynthesis hydroxylase, protein MLDVLVAGGGYVGLSLAVAVKKAAPHLAVEVVDAAPDHAWRKDERAFAIVAAARNLLDVLGIWNEIEPEAEPIRRMVITDSRTADPVRPVFLTFEGAGSGDDGQPFAHMVPNRAITAGLLKQAEALGVSIRWSTSVEGFATGQHSTTVSLSGGTERQTRLLVACDGVRSKLRDMAGIKTVRFDYGQSGIVTTVQHERPHEGTAEEHFLPAGPFATLPLTGNRSSLVWTERTEDARRLVESDDLVFEEELERRFGHKLGALKVVDGRRAFPLGLTLARAFVAPRFALAGDAAHGIHPISGQGLNLGFKDVAALAETIVEADRLGLDIGAVSVLERYETWRRFDTVRMGMTTDVLNRLFSNDMTPLRVLRDVGLGVVDRLPGLKSFFIRQAEGTTGNGHPRMLVGQRI, encoded by the coding sequence ATGCTCGACGTCCTCGTCGCCGGCGGCGGCTATGTCGGCCTTTCGCTGGCCGTTGCCGTCAAGAAGGCCGCGCCGCACCTAGCCGTCGAGGTGGTGGACGCTGCGCCGGACCACGCCTGGCGCAAGGACGAGCGTGCCTTCGCCATCGTCGCCGCCGCGCGCAATCTGCTCGACGTGCTCGGCATCTGGAACGAGATCGAGCCGGAGGCGGAGCCGATCCGCCGCATGGTCATCACCGATTCGCGCACCGCCGATCCCGTCCGCCCCGTCTTCCTCACCTTCGAGGGCGCCGGCTCCGGTGACGACGGCCAGCCCTTCGCTCATATGGTGCCGAACCGCGCCATCACCGCCGGCCTGCTGAAGCAGGCGGAAGCCCTCGGCGTCTCGATTCGCTGGTCCACCTCGGTGGAAGGCTTTGCGACCGGCCAGCATTCCACCACCGTCAGCCTTTCCGGCGGCACGGAACGCCAGACGCGCCTTCTCGTCGCCTGCGACGGCGTGCGCTCGAAGCTGCGCGACATGGCCGGCATCAAGACGGTGCGCTTCGATTACGGCCAGTCCGGCATCGTCACCACGGTCCAGCATGAGCGCCCGCACGAAGGCACGGCGGAAGAGCACTTCCTGCCCGCCGGCCCCTTCGCCACCCTGCCGCTCACCGGCAATCGCTCCTCCCTGGTCTGGACCGAGCGCACGGAGGATGCCCGCCGTCTCGTGGAGAGCGACGACCTCGTCTTCGAGGAAGAACTGGAGCGCCGCTTCGGCCACAAGCTCGGCGCGCTGAAGGTCGTCGACGGCCGCCGCGCCTTCCCGCTCGGCCTGACGCTCGCCCGCGCCTTCGTCGCCCCGCGCTTTGCGCTGGCGGGCGACGCCGCCCACGGCATCCACCCGATTTCCGGCCAGGGCCTCAATCTCGGCTTCAAGGACGTGGCGGCGCTCGCCGAAACCATCGTGGAAGCCGACCGCCTCGGCCTCGATATCGGCGCCGTTTCGGTGCTGGAGCGCTACGAGACCTGGCGCCGCTTCGACACGGTCCGCATGGGCATGACCACGGACGTGTTGAACCGCCTCTTCTCCAACGACATGACGCCGCTGCGCGTGCTGCGCGACGTCGGCCTCGGCGTCGTCGACCGCCTGCCGGGCCTGAAATCCTTCTTCATCCGGCAAGCCGAGGGCACGACCGGCAACGGCCATCCGCGCATGCTGGTGGGACAGAGGATCTAG
- the tesB gene encoding acyl-CoA thioesterase II: protein MSRQTANPAMDALLRTLDIERLETRLFRGESPQVGWQRVFGGQVIGQALVAATRTVEQENRFVHSLHAYFVRPGDPSVPILYDVENIRDGGSFATRRVVAIQHGKPIYFMTASFQDDEDGFEHQTAVPDVPPPEKLIGEAELKEQFMAAAPPHIRAYWERPRPIELRPVSLTHYLSSEKLDPHQNIWVRTTGPVPADRHLQAAVLAYLSDMTLLDTSLFAHGTSVLDRSLQVASLDHAMWFHRPPVLDDWLLYSQDSPSAFGARGMTRGAIYTRSGTLIASVAQEGLIRKKATG, encoded by the coding sequence ATGTCGCGCCAGACCGCCAATCCCGCCATGGATGCCCTTCTTCGGACGCTCGATATCGAGCGGCTGGAAACCCGGCTGTTTCGCGGAGAAAGCCCGCAGGTTGGCTGGCAGCGGGTGTTCGGCGGGCAGGTGATCGGCCAGGCGCTCGTAGCCGCCACGCGCACGGTGGAGCAGGAAAACCGCTTCGTACATTCGCTGCACGCCTATTTCGTGCGGCCGGGCGATCCCTCCGTGCCGATCCTCTACGACGTGGAGAATATCCGTGACGGCGGCTCCTTCGCCACGCGCCGCGTCGTCGCCATCCAGCATGGCAAGCCGATCTACTTCATGACCGCGTCGTTCCAGGATGATGAGGACGGCTTCGAGCACCAGACGGCGGTGCCCGACGTGCCGCCGCCGGAAAAGCTCATCGGCGAGGCGGAGCTGAAGGAGCAATTCATGGCCGCCGCCCCGCCGCATATCCGCGCCTATTGGGAACGGCCGCGGCCCATCGAGCTGCGCCCCGTTTCGCTGACGCATTACCTGTCCTCGGAAAAGCTCGATCCGCACCAGAACATCTGGGTGCGCACGACCGGGCCGGTGCCGGCCGACCGGCACCTGCAGGCGGCGGTCCTCGCCTATCTTTCCGACATGACGCTGCTCGACACCTCGCTCTTCGCCCATGGCACCTCGGTGCTCGACCGCTCGCTGCAGGTGGCGAGCCTCGACCATGCCATGTGGTTCCATCGCCCGCCCGTTCTCGACGACTGGCTGCTCTACAGCCAGGACAGCCCCTCGGCCTTCGGCGCGCGCGGCATGACGCGGGGCGCGATCTACACCCGCTCCGGCACGCTCATCGCCTCCGTCGCCCAGGAAGGGCTGATTCGGAAAAAGGCAACTGGCTAA
- the trxA gene encoding thioredoxin: MSAGDNPYAPSYGGQMNVSASYGGAAPAGDLIKDTTTANFSRDVLEASRQQPVLVDFWAPWCGPCKQLQPIIEKVVGESAGRVKLVKLNIDDHPSIPGQLGIQSIPAVVAFVGGRPVDGFMGAVPESQIRAFIDKIAGPAGADEKAEIEAMLAEAKTLFDAGDLAGAADLYGALLQADPENAAALAGIAECMIAVGQPDNARQALGNLPEALAADPAVAAVVKKLDQIEEARKLGDPAALEQALALNADDHAARLNLAKIRNVEGDRHAAADHLLYIMKRDRAFDDDGARRELLQFFDVWGAKDPATIAARRKLSSILFS; the protein is encoded by the coding sequence ATGAGCGCAGGCGACAACCCCTATGCACCGTCCTATGGCGGGCAGATGAACGTTTCGGCGAGCTATGGCGGCGCGGCACCGGCGGGCGACCTGATCAAGGACACGACCACGGCGAATTTTTCGCGTGACGTGCTGGAGGCTTCGCGCCAGCAGCCGGTGCTCGTCGATTTCTGGGCGCCCTGGTGCGGCCCGTGCAAGCAGCTCCAGCCGATTATCGAGAAAGTCGTGGGCGAGAGCGCCGGACGGGTGAAGCTCGTCAAGCTCAACATCGACGACCATCCCTCCATTCCCGGCCAGCTCGGCATCCAGTCCATTCCCGCCGTCGTCGCCTTCGTCGGCGGCCGGCCGGTGGACGGCTTCATGGGCGCGGTGCCGGAAAGCCAGATCCGCGCCTTCATCGACAAGATCGCCGGCCCCGCGGGCGCCGACGAGAAGGCCGAGATCGAGGCCATGCTGGCCGAAGCAAAGACGCTCTTCGACGCGGGCGACCTTGCCGGCGCAGCCGATCTCTACGGCGCGCTGCTGCAGGCCGACCCGGAAAACGCCGCGGCGCTTGCCGGCATTGCCGAATGCATGATCGCCGTCGGCCAGCCGGACAACGCCCGCCAGGCGCTCGGCAACCTGCCGGAAGCGCTTGCCGCCGACCCGGCCGTCGCCGCGGTCGTCAAGAAGCTCGACCAGATCGAGGAAGCCCGCAAGCTCGGCGATCCGGCCGCGCTCGAACAGGCGCTGGCGCTGAATGCGGACGACCATGCCGCGCGGCTCAACCTTGCGAAGATCCGCAATGTCGAGGGCGACCGCCACGCGGCGGCCGATCATCTGCTCTACATCATGAAGCGCGACCGCGCCTTCGACGACGACGGCGCGCGCCGGGAACTGCTGCAGTTCTTCGACGTCTGGGGTGCCAAGGACCCGGCGACGATCGCCGCCCGCCGCAAGCTGTCGTCGATCCTGTTCTCCTGA
- a CDS encoding outer membrane lipoprotein carrier protein LolA: MKETDMIRSEHGRASGTLTRRGFTGLMAFALAAGLSVLAPADASAQAGGTAQKIADHFASVKTMMGEFVQFGPRGEQTGGKFYIDRPGKIRFNYEDPSPMRVIADGKSVVIGNRKLKTWDIYPLSKTPLNLLLGDKIDLSTKMVRGVKEEADLTTIVLGDKNMFGDSTITMMFDPKTYDLRQWTITDAQGKDTSVMIFNVKTGVPLDEKVFSIPYDEIRNRGGK, from the coding sequence ATGAAGGAGACCGACATGATCCGATCCGAACACGGCCGTGCGAGCGGAACGCTGACCCGCCGCGGCTTTACCGGCCTTATGGCCTTCGCGCTCGCGGCCGGCCTTTCCGTGCTCGCGCCCGCCGACGCTTCCGCGCAGGCCGGCGGCACGGCGCAGAAGATCGCCGACCACTTCGCTTCCGTGAAGACGATGATGGGCGAGTTCGTGCAGTTCGGCCCGCGCGGCGAGCAGACCGGCGGCAAGTTCTACATCGACCGCCCCGGCAAGATCCGCTTCAACTACGAGGATCCCTCGCCCATGCGCGTGATCGCCGACGGCAAGTCCGTCGTCATCGGCAATCGCAAGCTGAAGACCTGGGATATCTATCCGCTCTCCAAGACGCCGCTGAACCTTCTCCTTGGCGACAAGATCGACCTTTCCACCAAGATGGTGCGCGGCGTGAAGGAAGAGGCGGACCTGACGACCATCGTGCTCGGCGACAAGAACATGTTCGGCGATTCGACCATCACCATGATGTTCGACCCGAAGACCTACGACCTGCGCCAGTGGACGATCACCGACGCGCAGGGCAAGGACACCTCCGTGATGATCTTCAACGTCAAGACCGGCGTGCCGCTCGACGAGAAGGTCTTCTCGATCCCCTATGACGAAATCCGCAACCGCGGCGGCAAGTGA
- a CDS encoding LON peptidase substrate-binding domain-containing protein encodes MQVGNARYLKPEDLPEAVPVFPLTGALLLPGGQLPLNIFEPRYLAMFDDALASHRLVGMVQPVFGEHRAEDQTGETPALCQVGCLGRITSFAETGDGRYIVSLTGICRYRLLEEVRGGKAYRSFRIAPFIADLSGKDDEQSVDREALLAAFKAYLDANKLEADWESVERASNTTLVNSMSMMSPYGPAEKQALLEAPDLKTRAETLIAITEIVLARSYGDVDTRLQ; translated from the coding sequence ATGCAGGTGGGAAACGCGCGTTATCTGAAGCCGGAGGATCTGCCCGAGGCCGTCCCCGTCTTTCCGCTGACGGGCGCGCTGCTCCTGCCAGGCGGCCAGCTTCCCCTCAACATCTTCGAGCCGCGCTATCTTGCCATGTTCGACGACGCGCTCGCATCGCATCGGCTGGTCGGCATGGTGCAGCCGGTCTTCGGCGAGCATCGCGCGGAGGACCAGACCGGCGAGACGCCGGCGCTCTGCCAGGTCGGCTGTCTCGGCCGCATCACCTCCTTTGCCGAAACCGGGGATGGGCGCTACATCGTCTCGCTCACCGGCATCTGCCGCTACAGGCTGCTTGAGGAGGTGCGGGGCGGCAAGGCCTATCGCAGTTTCCGCATCGCCCCCTTCATCGCCGATCTTTCCGGCAAGGACGATGAGCAGAGCGTCGACCGCGAGGCGCTGCTTGCCGCCTTCAAGGCCTATCTCGACGCCAACAAGCTGGAGGCGGACTGGGAGAGCGTGGAGCGCGCCAGCAACACGACGCTGGTCAATTCCATGTCGATGATGTCGCCCTACGGCCCGGCGGAAAAGCAGGCGCTGCTGGAAGCGCCCGACCTCAAGACGCGGGCGGAAACGCTGATCGCCATCACCGAAATCGTTCTGGCGCGCAGCTATGGCGACGTCGATACGCGGCTGCAATAG
- a CDS encoding Trm112 family protein — protein MDASTSRVDPKMLELLVCPLTKGRLVYDAKAGELVSEKARLAYPIRDGIPIMLISEAREIKD, from the coding sequence ATGGATGCCAGCACCAGCCGGGTCGATCCCAAAATGCTTGAACTTCTCGTCTGCCCGCTGACCAAGGGGCGGCTGGTCTATGACGCCAAGGCCGGGGAGCTCGTCTCCGAGAAGGCCAGGCTCGCCTATCCGATCCGTGACGGGATTCCGATCATGCTGATTTCGGAAGCGCGCGAGATCAAGGACTAG
- a CDS encoding cyclic nucleotide-binding domain-containing protein: MALSDDIALLSKVPLFAGLADDKLRLMAFGAERRRLVEGQTLFREGTSADCGFVVAYGAFQLTSTLRDGATRDEGTAGSGTLLSELAMISAVERKYTAVALEDSEVIRINRPLFRRMLEEYPDVAVLVDARIRENLAAMISQMRGLAGRFA; encoded by the coding sequence GTGGCCCTCAGCGACGACATCGCCCTGCTTTCCAAGGTCCCGCTCTTTGCGGGCCTTGCCGACGACAAGCTGCGCCTGATGGCCTTCGGTGCGGAACGCCGGCGGCTGGTCGAGGGGCAGACGCTGTTTCGCGAGGGCACCTCGGCCGATTGCGGCTTCGTTGTCGCCTATGGCGCGTTCCAGCTCACCTCGACGCTGCGCGACGGCGCGACGCGCGACGAGGGCACCGCAGGGTCCGGCACGCTCCTGTCGGAACTTGCCATGATCTCCGCCGTCGAGCGCAAATATACGGCGGTGGCGCTGGAGGACAGCGAGGTCATCCGCATCAACCGTCCGCTCTTCCGGCGCATGCTGGAGGAATATCCGGACGTCGCCGTGCTGGTCGACGCCCGTATCCGCGAGAATCTGGCCGCGATGATCAGCCAGATGCGCGGCCTTGCCGGCCGCTTCGCCTGA